The following are from one region of the Streptomyces fradiae genome:
- a CDS encoding methyltransferase domain-containing protein has product MTPELSASEQIAMRDLLGAVNNDLEKPLTPEWERAAWAVPRHRFLPERIYLGEELTPCARAGAPETWLRAAYTADSVVTQVNDGHDPGNQERWASSSASDPSIVFRMLDMLDVADGHHVLEIGTGTGWNAGLLAHRVGSKNVTTVEVDPVLATDADVRLRKLGLAPTVICGDGARGHSSSGPYDRVEATCSVRSVPRAWVQQTRPGGVVLTPWESPWICYGLLRLEVSDRGDAWGRFSPHSAFMLMRGQRTDLRIFRDVVRDDHRPDESWTTLSPWAVTGDDWAAQFAVGLQLRDVWRTWHDNPDVEGVASRLWVATTDATSWAAVDWDGQSDDRFTVWQYGPRRLWNEVEAAYVWWEHVGRPGPERFGLTTTPDTAEWAWLDSPDRPVPTSG; this is encoded by the coding sequence ATGACACCCGAACTGTCGGCGTCCGAGCAGATCGCCATGCGCGATCTGCTCGGCGCGGTCAACAACGACCTGGAGAAGCCGTTGACTCCCGAATGGGAGCGCGCTGCCTGGGCGGTGCCCCGCCACCGCTTCCTCCCGGAACGCATCTACCTGGGCGAGGAGCTGACCCCCTGCGCCCGTGCCGGGGCACCCGAGACATGGCTGCGGGCCGCGTACACCGCCGACTCCGTGGTGACCCAGGTCAACGACGGCCACGACCCCGGCAACCAGGAGCGGTGGGCCTCGTCGTCCGCGTCGGACCCTTCCATCGTGTTCCGGATGCTTGACATGCTGGACGTGGCCGACGGACACCACGTCCTGGAGATCGGTACGGGGACCGGGTGGAACGCGGGTCTCCTGGCCCACCGTGTGGGGTCGAAGAACGTCACGACGGTGGAGGTGGACCCGGTCCTGGCTACGGACGCGGACGTACGTCTGCGCAAGCTAGGCCTGGCACCGACGGTCATCTGCGGGGACGGCGCCCGGGGTCACTCGTCCTCCGGGCCGTACGACCGGGTGGAGGCCACCTGTTCCGTGCGATCCGTCCCTCGGGCCTGGGTGCAGCAGACCCGACCCGGCGGGGTCGTCCTCACCCCCTGGGAGAGCCCGTGGATCTGCTACGGCTTGCTGCGCTTGGAGGTGTCCGACCGGGGCGACGCGTGGGGGCGGTTCTCTCCCCACTCCGCGTTCATGCTCATGCGGGGCCAGCGCACGGACCTGAGGATCTTCCGGGATGTGGTCCGCGACGACCACCGGCCGGACGAGTCATGGACCACGCTGTCCCCGTGGGCGGTCACAGGCGACGACTGGGCGGCCCAGTTCGCCGTCGGCCTCCAGCTCCGCGATGTCTGGCGGACATGGCACGACAACCCCGACGTGGAAGGGGTCGCCTCCAGGTTGTGGGTCGCGACGACCGACGCCACGTCCTGGGCGGCCGTGGACTGGGATGGCCAGTCGGACGACCGGTTCACCGTCTGGCAGTACGGCCCTCGTCGGCTCTGGAACGAAGTGGAGGCCGCGTACGTCTGGTGGGAGCACGTCGGCCGGCCCGGCCCGGAGCGGTTCGGACTGACCACCACCCCGGACACGGCGGAGTGGGCCTGGCTGGACAGCCCCGACCGGCCCGTGCCCACGTCCGGCTGA
- a CDS encoding helix-turn-helix domain-containing protein — MSTDFQQARVALGARLRELRAARGFTGRELSAVLHWPQSKVSKLETGRQTATSGDLHAWAQATGHPEAADELITRLRTLESRSRSWQRQLAAGHKPVQDTLTAEYERSRTLRAWQGSIVVGMLQTPDYARHVFNQHVDLHQSVRDVEEAVRARVRRQEMLYAPGKSFHIVMWEAALHALVCPPLVLAAQLDRLMGVLGLDTVTLGIVPLGAPLRLPPANAFWLYDDRLAIVEDWHAELWLNDAPTVGVYQRVWQTLADSAVYGPDAHRVITRARRSLDLT, encoded by the coding sequence GTGAGTACCGACTTCCAACAGGCCCGGGTGGCCCTCGGCGCGCGGCTCCGTGAGCTGCGCGCCGCTCGGGGTTTCACGGGCCGGGAACTGTCGGCGGTGCTGCACTGGCCCCAGTCGAAGGTCAGCAAACTGGAGACCGGACGCCAGACCGCCACGTCCGGCGACCTCCACGCATGGGCACAGGCGACAGGGCACCCTGAAGCCGCCGATGAGCTGATCACCCGGCTACGGACTCTGGAGTCCCGATCTCGCTCTTGGCAGCGTCAGCTCGCCGCCGGGCACAAGCCGGTCCAAGACACTCTGACCGCCGAGTACGAGCGGTCAAGGACGCTTCGAGCCTGGCAGGGCTCCATAGTCGTCGGGATGCTCCAGACCCCCGACTACGCCCGCCACGTGTTCAACCAGCACGTCGACCTCCACCAGTCCGTCCGAGACGTGGAGGAGGCCGTGCGGGCCCGCGTGCGGCGCCAGGAGATGCTGTACGCCCCGGGAAAGAGCTTCCACATCGTCATGTGGGAGGCGGCCCTCCACGCCCTCGTCTGCCCGCCGCTGGTGCTGGCAGCCCAACTGGACCGGCTCATGGGCGTTCTCGGGCTCGATACCGTAACCCTGGGAATCGTCCCCCTTGGCGCACCTCTCAGGCTCCCGCCGGCCAACGCGTTCTGGCTGTACGACGACCGCCTGGCCATCGTCGAGGACTGGCACGCGGAACTCTGGCTGAACGATGCGCCGACCGTCGGCGTGTACCAGCGGGTCTGGCAGACACTCGCCGATTCCGCCGTCTACGGCCCCGATGCCCACCGCGTGATCACACGCGCCCGCCGGTCCCTGGACCTCACCTGA
- a CDS encoding DUF6879 family protein, whose protein sequence is MARRLRFIGTNSGNDGCPTLYEDLDTGEVLVQGDAVTDPDDVAQLRNVKPGEGFVVVPRVLLADFAPRDADRVPMVISFEEFGGMFETFEHTAWRLETRRRYASDEETETYARFARGEDAGWDLDDPWCVSRREQSALGKRFERVRIVDNPPSLGQRYLLDNARRNSAVGEDIRNLRRSDADQLKLPEEDFWLFDSRVIARLRFDGDDHMTGVELITNPVEVLRACQVRDAAWHHAIPYDQFESQVPSTE, encoded by the coding sequence TTGGCAAGGCGACTTCGCTTCATCGGCACCAACTCCGGCAACGACGGCTGTCCGACGCTGTACGAAGACCTGGACACGGGTGAGGTCCTGGTACAAGGAGACGCTGTGACCGACCCCGACGACGTGGCCCAACTCCGCAACGTCAAGCCCGGTGAGGGGTTCGTGGTGGTGCCTCGCGTGCTCCTGGCCGACTTCGCGCCAAGGGATGCGGACCGGGTGCCGATGGTGATCAGCTTTGAGGAGTTCGGCGGGATGTTCGAGACCTTCGAGCACACCGCCTGGCGGCTGGAGACCCGCCGCCGGTACGCGTCGGACGAGGAGACGGAGACGTACGCCAGGTTCGCCCGGGGCGAGGATGCCGGATGGGACCTGGACGACCCGTGGTGTGTGTCCCGGCGCGAACAGTCCGCACTCGGCAAACGGTTCGAGCGGGTACGCATCGTGGACAACCCGCCGAGCCTCGGCCAGCGCTACCTCCTGGACAACGCCCGCCGAAACAGTGCCGTAGGGGAGGACATCCGGAACCTGAGGCGGAGCGACGCCGACCAACTGAAGCTCCCCGAAGAGGACTTCTGGCTGTTTGATTCGCGCGTCATCGCACGACTTCGCTTCGATGGTGACGACCACATGACCGGCGTCGAACTGATCACGAACCCGGTGGAGGTCCTGCGCGCCTGCCAGGTCCGCGACGCCGCTTGGCACCACGCGATCCCATACGACCAGTTCGAGTCCCAGGTACCTTCCACCGAGTGA
- a CDS encoding transposase produces MAGVITASEPSWIPPFSGLSPRAFGKLVTVLRRAGADAVRKGRPWSLPLEDRALLVAAYWRTNLTMRQLAPLFGISKSAADRIIDHLGPMFSLQPRKRFAKDTVLIVDGTLVPTRDHSIAERSKNYRYSTNHQVVIDADTRLVVVVGRPLPGNRNDCKAWALSGAKDAVGNTTVIADGGYRGTGLIIPHRRDPRQSELPAWKEEHNASHRKVRARVEHVFARMKGWKILRDCRLKGDGVHHAMLGIARLHNLALAG; encoded by the coding sequence GTGGCTGGTGTGATCACGGCGTCGGAGCCGTCCTGGATACCACCGTTCTCCGGGCTGAGCCCGCGCGCCTTCGGGAAGCTGGTGACGGTGCTGCGTCGCGCAGGTGCGGACGCGGTCCGCAAGGGCCGGCCGTGGAGCCTTCCGCTGGAGGACCGGGCCCTGCTGGTCGCAGCGTACTGGCGCACGAACCTGACCATGCGGCAGCTCGCGCCGCTGTTCGGGATCTCGAAGTCGGCAGCGGACCGCATCATCGACCACCTCGGGCCGATGTTCTCGCTCCAGCCCCGCAAACGGTTCGCCAAGGACACCGTGCTCATCGTGGACGGCACCCTGGTTCCCACCCGGGACCACAGCATCGCCGAGCGGTCGAAGAACTATCGGTACTCCACCAACCACCAGGTCGTCATCGACGCCGACACCCGGCTCGTCGTCGTGGTCGGCCGGCCCCTGCCCGGCAACCGCAACGACTGCAAGGCATGGGCGCTGTCCGGCGCGAAGGACGCCGTCGGGAACACGACGGTAATCGCTGACGGCGGCTACCGAGGCACCGGATTGATCATCCCGCACCGCCGCGACCCCAGGCAGAGCGAACTGCCCGCTTGGAAAGAGGAACACAACGCGTCTCACCGCAAGGTCCGTGCCCGCGTCGAGCACGTCTTCGCCCGGATGAAGGGCTGGAAGATCCTGCGCGACTGCCGCCTGAAGGGTGACGGCGTGCATCACGCCATGCTTGGCATCGCCCGCCTGCACAACCTCGCCCTTGCCGGCTGA
- a CDS encoding DUF6221 family protein translates to MSQDLVTFLRARLDEEADLARRCEGDGCGEWTSHGHTVDFCQGELSGFHPTIALHVALHDPARVLREVEAKRRVLSRHVLSPATGDPELPWDNRDDCQYDGETWPCDDLLDLASPYADHPEYPRRP, encoded by the coding sequence ATGAGCCAAGACCTTGTGACGTTCCTCCGCGCACGGCTGGACGAGGAGGCCGACCTGGCCCGACGCTGCGAGGGTGACGGCTGCGGAGAGTGGACCTCTCACGGGCACACAGTCGACTTCTGCCAAGGAGAACTCTCCGGCTTCCATCCCACGATCGCCCTGCACGTCGCGCTACACGACCCGGCTCGCGTCCTGCGGGAGGTCGAGGCCAAGCGACGCGTGCTCTCCCGCCATGTCCTCAGTCCTGCCACGGGCGACCCCGAACTGCCGTGGGACAACCGCGATGACTGCCAGTACGACGGCGAGACCTGGCCATGCGATGACCTGCTCGACCTCGCATCACCCTACGCCGATCACCCTGAGTACCCCCGACGCCCTTGA
- a CDS encoding RNA-guided endonuclease InsQ/TnpB family protein: MKQVVRVKLLPTPEQALALAQTLDACNRAANWLSRRAFERGVASRARLQTLAYADLKARGLSAQPALHVLRKVADAYTALKANLKAGNLGKPGSERHHRVSCKPIAFRRDAAQPYDDRCLSWQMSERTVSIWTVNGRMKNLAFTGHADQLELIEEHRRGESDLVCQAGQWYLIATCDVPDAGLNMRPVGFVGVDLGIVNIATTSTGTRHCGRVLNRRRGADRKLRAKLQKKGTKSAKRRARNINHKISKSIVAEAQRTGRGIALEDLTGIRERARLRKPQRVTLHSWSFRQLGAFIAYKAKRAGVPLVYVNPAYTSQECSLCHHIDRRNRPAQARFACRSCGFVEHADLNSSHNISLRGWWMWVCGAESQAPALTLVA, encoded by the coding sequence ATGAAGCAGGTGGTGCGGGTGAAGCTGCTGCCAACGCCCGAGCAGGCGCTGGCACTTGCCCAGACCCTCGACGCCTGCAACCGGGCTGCGAACTGGCTCTCCCGTCGGGCGTTCGAACGTGGGGTGGCATCCCGAGCCCGCTTGCAGACGCTCGCGTATGCCGACCTGAAGGCGCGGGGCTTGTCCGCGCAGCCTGCTCTGCACGTGCTGCGTAAGGTCGCCGACGCCTACACCGCGCTCAAGGCGAACCTGAAAGCCGGAAACCTGGGCAAGCCCGGTTCGGAGCGTCACCACAGGGTCAGCTGCAAGCCGATCGCATTCCGTCGGGATGCGGCGCAGCCCTACGACGATCGCTGCTTGTCCTGGCAGATGTCCGAGCGGACGGTGTCCATTTGGACCGTGAACGGTCGGATGAAGAACCTTGCCTTCACGGGACATGCCGATCAGCTTGAGCTCATTGAAGAGCACCGGAGGGGCGAGTCGGATCTGGTGTGCCAGGCCGGCCAGTGGTACCTCATCGCCACCTGCGATGTCCCAGACGCCGGATTGAATATGCGCCCGGTGGGGTTTGTCGGGGTGGACTTGGGGATCGTGAACATCGCCACGACCTCCACTGGTACACGCCACTGTGGACGCGTGCTGAATCGACGACGGGGGGCGGACCGGAAGCTGCGGGCCAAGTTGCAGAAGAAGGGCACGAAGTCCGCCAAGCGCCGGGCGAGAAACATCAACCATAAGATCAGTAAGAGCATCGTGGCGGAGGCTCAACGCACCGGTCGCGGGATTGCCCTGGAGGACCTCACGGGCATCCGAGAGCGGGCACGGCTACGAAAGCCCCAACGCGTCACGCTGCACTCCTGGTCCTTTCGTCAACTCGGCGCCTTCATCGCCTACAAGGCCAAGCGCGCCGGGGTTCCACTGGTGTACGTGAATCCGGCATACACCAGCCAGGAATGCTCGCTGTGCCACCACATCGACAGACGTAACCGGCCCGCACAGGCCCGGTTCGCATGCAGGTCCTGCGGCTTCGTTGAGCACGCCGACCTGAACTCGTCCCACAACATCTCCCTACGCGGTTGGTGGATGTGGGTCTGCGGGGCCGAGTCACAGGCCCCTGCGCTCACCCTCGTCGCGTGA
- a CDS encoding zinc-binding dehydrogenase → MHAIRLHAFGPAENLTYEEVPDPVPGPGQVRVKVTAAGVHLLDTALREGATGPFPAPAALPTVPGREVAGTVDALGEGTDPAWLGRRVVAHLGMAPGGYAELAVTDAARLHALPEQLGDAEAVAMIGTGRTTLGILQFTELGPDSVAVVPAAAGGIGTLLVQYAKNAGAVVIGLAGGPEKVARVRANGADLAVDYTAPDWPAEVRAYLDALGNRTATVVFDSVGGDTGRAAVDLLGKGGQHLVFGWSGAGLHDGEPLTFTHDELAARGITSESVLGPVMLQKAGGDIRNLELAALAAATDGTLRPAVHRFPLAEAARAHRALETRGTIGKVVLIP, encoded by the coding sequence ATGCACGCCATCCGCCTCCACGCCTTCGGCCCGGCCGAGAACCTGACGTACGAGGAGGTCCCGGACCCGGTCCCCGGCCCCGGCCAGGTCCGCGTCAAGGTGACGGCGGCCGGCGTGCACCTCCTCGACACGGCCCTGCGCGAGGGCGCGACCGGCCCCTTCCCGGCGCCCGCCGCCCTGCCCACCGTCCCCGGCCGCGAGGTCGCCGGCACGGTCGACGCCCTCGGCGAGGGCACCGACCCGGCGTGGCTCGGGCGCCGGGTGGTCGCCCACCTCGGCATGGCACCCGGGGGTTACGCGGAGCTCGCCGTCACCGACGCGGCCCGCCTGCACGCGCTGCCCGAGCAGCTCGGGGACGCGGAGGCGGTCGCGATGATCGGCACGGGCCGTACGACGCTCGGGATCCTGCAGTTCACCGAGCTCGGCCCGGACTCGGTGGCCGTCGTCCCGGCCGCGGCGGGCGGCATCGGCACGCTGCTCGTGCAGTACGCGAAGAACGCGGGCGCCGTCGTCATCGGCCTGGCCGGCGGCCCCGAGAAGGTGGCCCGGGTCCGCGCGAACGGCGCGGACCTCGCCGTCGACTACACGGCGCCGGACTGGCCGGCCGAGGTCCGCGCGTACCTCGACGCCCTCGGGAACCGCACCGCGACCGTCGTCTTCGACTCGGTGGGCGGCGACACCGGACGGGCCGCCGTCGACCTGCTCGGCAAGGGCGGGCAGCACCTCGTCTTCGGCTGGTCCGGCGCGGGCCTCCACGACGGCGAGCCGCTCACCTTCACCCACGACGAACTCGCCGCCCGCGGCATCACCTCGGAGTCCGTCCTCGGCCCCGTCATGCTCCAGAAGGCCGGCGGCGACATCCGCAACCTCGAACTCGCCGCCCTCGCCGCCGCGACCGACGGCACCCTGCGCCCGGCGGTCCACCGCTTCCCCCTCGCGGAGGCGGCACGGGCCCACCGGGCGCTGGAGACGCGGGGCACGATCGGCAAGGTGGTCCTGATCCCGTAG
- a CDS encoding NAD(P)-binding protein yields the protein MRKITIIGGGFAGLTAAVTAAEAGARVTLYEAHHTLGGRARTAEGPYLTNEGPHAIYNGGPHWTWLHQRGLLGELAPLPLREAAKLRFHHRGALRRVPPLGMLRQTLRTGEQAPVDVDFRTWATRLAGPEAARAAAAYSGVALYHHDPGALSARFVQERLHRAAALPPEAHFVKGGWGRLIGRMADRARQTGVRIETSARIAALGDLPRDAGPVVVATALPAAARLLGDPSLTWESGRTVLMDLALRSRKGDPFAISDLDAPGWVERFTTQDPGLAPAGQELIQAQLPIAASESKADGVAHAERLLDLGFAGWRERAVWRREAVSNGRTGAVDRPGTTWRDRPAVDRGDGVYLAGDQVAAPGVLAEVSFTSAVEAVSLAMRAEHRIEPLDLKSA from the coding sequence ATGCGGAAGATCACGATCATCGGCGGCGGCTTCGCCGGACTCACCGCGGCCGTCACCGCCGCCGAGGCGGGCGCCCGGGTCACCCTGTACGAGGCCCACCACACGCTCGGCGGCCGCGCCCGCACCGCCGAGGGCCCGTACCTGACCAACGAGGGCCCGCACGCGATCTACAACGGCGGCCCCCACTGGACCTGGCTGCACCAGCGCGGCCTGCTCGGCGAGCTCGCCCCGCTGCCGCTGCGCGAGGCCGCCAAGCTGCGCTTCCACCACCGCGGCGCGCTGCGCCGGGTCCCGCCGCTCGGGATGCTGCGCCAGACGCTCCGTACGGGCGAACAGGCGCCGGTCGACGTCGACTTCCGCACCTGGGCGACCCGGCTCGCCGGCCCGGAGGCGGCCCGCGCCGCCGCCGCGTACAGCGGAGTGGCGCTCTACCACCACGACCCGGGCGCCCTGTCCGCCCGCTTCGTCCAGGAGCGGCTGCACCGGGCCGCCGCGCTCCCGCCCGAGGCGCACTTCGTCAAGGGCGGCTGGGGCCGGCTGATCGGACGGATGGCGGACCGCGCCCGGCAGACGGGCGTACGGATCGAGACCTCGGCCCGGATCGCCGCGCTCGGCGACCTGCCCCGCGACGCCGGCCCGGTGGTCGTCGCGACCGCGCTGCCGGCCGCCGCCCGGCTGCTCGGCGACCCGTCGCTGACCTGGGAGTCGGGCCGCACGGTGCTGATGGACCTGGCGCTGCGCAGCCGTAAGGGCGACCCGTTCGCGATCTCGGACCTGGACGCGCCGGGCTGGGTGGAACGGTTCACCACCCAGGACCCGGGCCTCGCCCCGGCCGGCCAGGAGCTGATCCAGGCGCAGCTGCCGATCGCCGCCAGCGAGTCGAAGGCGGACGGCGTCGCGCACGCGGAGCGGCTGCTCGACCTGGGCTTCGCGGGCTGGCGCGAGCGCGCGGTGTGGCGGCGCGAGGCCGTGAGCAACGGGCGTACGGGGGCGGTCGACCGCCCCGGCACGACCTGGCGGGACCGGCCGGCGGTGGACCGGGGCGACGGCGTGTACCTGGCCGGCGACCAGGTGGCGGCGCCGGGCGTGCTGGCGGAGGTGTCGTTCACGAGCGCGGTGGAGGCGGTGTCGCTGGCGATGCGGGCGGAGCACCGTATCGAACCCCTTGACCTCAAGTCAGCTTGA
- a CDS encoding pentapeptide repeat-containing protein has protein sequence MDAMKRKSVVRPREPEVRLPPLEPYEGGLEPDGDYDGLELTGLDLTGQDGAGARFLDCALRDCGLDGARLTAARLLDSVLTGVRGVGTDLAGAQLRDVELVDARLGGAQLHGAVFERVRVRGGKIDYLNLRKARLKDVVFDGCVLDEPDFAGAVLERVEFRDCVLTGADFSGVRLKDVDLRTVQRLQIARGVDALAGAVISTAQLLDLAPVFAAQLGVRVEDA, from the coding sequence ATGGATGCCATGAAGAGGAAGAGCGTCGTGAGGCCCCGCGAGCCCGAGGTCCGGCTGCCCCCGCTGGAGCCGTACGAGGGCGGTCTGGAGCCGGACGGGGACTACGACGGCCTGGAGCTCACCGGTCTGGATCTGACCGGCCAGGACGGGGCGGGGGCGCGCTTCCTAGACTGCGCGCTGCGTGACTGCGGGCTGGACGGGGCCCGGCTGACGGCGGCGCGGCTCCTCGATTCGGTGCTCACGGGGGTACGGGGGGTGGGCACCGATCTCGCGGGGGCGCAGCTGCGGGACGTGGAGCTGGTGGACGCGCGGCTCGGCGGGGCGCAGCTGCACGGGGCGGTGTTCGAGCGGGTGAGGGTGAGAGGGGGGAAGATCGACTATCTGAATCTGCGGAAGGCGAGGCTGAAGGACGTCGTCTTCGACGGGTGCGTGCTCGACGAGCCGGACTTCGCGGGCGCGGTGCTTGAGCGGGTGGAGTTCCGGGACTGCGTGCTGACGGGGGCGGACTTCAGCGGGGTGCGGCTGAAGGACGTGGATCTGCGGACGGTGCAGCGGCTTCAGATCGCGCGCGGGGTGGACGCGCTGGCGGGGGCGGTGATCTCCACGGCGCAGCTGCTCGACCTGGCGCCGGTGTTCGCGGCGCAGTTGGGGGTGCGGGTGGAGGACGCGTAG
- a CDS encoding FAD-dependent monooxygenase has protein sequence MKITIVGGGPGGLYFSILMKRQDPSHEITVYERNPEGATYGWGVTYWAGLLDKLRAGDPESAEAIAAASVTWTDGVAIVRDERTVHRGDAGFGIGRRRMLGLLADRARELGVRVAHEHPVTGPDAPELAGADLVVAADGVNSLLREARPERFGAEVTGGRNHYVWLGTTKVFDSFSFAFKETEHGWIWCYAYGFSGEQSTCVVECGPETWRGLGLDRTQEDETLRLLEKIFADLLDGEPLIGREQHGDGAPAQWLNFRTLTTRTWHDGNTVLLGDAAHTTHYSIGAGTTLALEDALGLAAALRSHGADLPTALAVYGRRRRAELVSAQSAAHYSAQWYENLPRYMHLPPSQMFALLGQRHSPLLPHIPPQLYYRLDRAAGRLEPLRRLKRWLGPKVAKAAHRG, from the coding sequence GTGAAGATCACCATCGTCGGCGGCGGGCCCGGCGGCCTGTACTTCTCGATCCTGATGAAGCGCCAGGACCCCTCCCACGAGATCACCGTGTACGAGCGGAACCCGGAGGGGGCGACGTACGGCTGGGGCGTCACCTACTGGGCCGGGCTCCTCGACAAGCTCCGCGCGGGCGATCCGGAGTCGGCGGAGGCCATCGCCGCCGCGTCGGTGACCTGGACCGACGGCGTGGCGATCGTCCGCGACGAGCGGACCGTGCACCGCGGCGACGCCGGCTTCGGCATCGGCCGGCGCCGGATGCTGGGGCTGCTCGCCGACCGGGCCCGCGAGCTCGGCGTCCGCGTCGCGCACGAGCACCCGGTGACCGGCCCGGACGCCCCCGAGCTCGCCGGCGCCGATCTGGTCGTGGCCGCCGACGGCGTGAACAGCCTGCTGCGCGAGGCGCGCCCCGAGCGCTTCGGCGCCGAGGTCACCGGCGGCCGCAACCACTATGTGTGGCTGGGCACGACAAAGGTCTTCGACTCCTTCAGCTTCGCCTTCAAGGAGACCGAGCACGGCTGGATCTGGTGTTACGCGTACGGGTTCAGCGGCGAGCAGTCGACGTGCGTGGTGGAGTGCGGCCCGGAGACGTGGCGGGGCCTCGGTCTGGACCGGACGCAGGAGGACGAGACCCTCCGCCTGCTTGAGAAGATCTTCGCCGACCTCCTCGACGGCGAGCCGCTGATCGGCCGCGAGCAGCACGGCGACGGCGCCCCGGCCCAGTGGCTGAACTTCCGCACCCTGACCACCCGGACCTGGCACGACGGCAACACCGTCCTCCTCGGCGACGCCGCCCACACCACGCACTACTCGATCGGCGCGGGCACCACCCTGGCCCTGGAGGACGCCCTCGGCCTCGCCGCCGCCCTGCGCTCCCACGGCGCCGACCTGCCCACCGCCCTCGCCGTCTACGGCCGGCGCCGCCGCGCCGAACTCGTCTCCGCCCAGAGCGCGGCCCACTACAGCGCCCAGTGGTACGAGAACCTCCCCCGCTACATGCACCTCCCCCCGTCGCAGATGTTCGCCCTCCTCGGGCAGCGCCACTCCCCCCTGCTCCCCCACATCCCCCCGCAGCTCTACTACCGCCTCGACCGCGCCGCCGGCCGGCTCGAACCCCTCCGCCGCCTCAAGCGCTGGCTCGGCCCGAAGGTCGCCAAGGCGGCCCACCGGGGCTGA
- a CDS encoding response regulator codes for MNAPASDPAREPIREPARDAVRILLCDDHAVVRAGLLALLGSAPGIEVVGEAGSGEEAVAMAAHLRPDVVLMDLQLGAGIDGVEATRRIAPTGVHVLVLTTYDTDADITRAIEAGATGYLLKAERPEELFAAIHSAAQGRTTLSPPVASRVMDRMRGAAGPSLTDRERDILGQLAHGLGNREIARALFISEATVKTHLGRIYAKLGVDTRAGAVAVAKEQRLLP; via the coding sequence GTGAACGCGCCGGCAAGCGACCCCGCCCGCGAGCCCATCCGTGAGCCCGCCCGCGATGCCGTCCGCATCCTGCTCTGCGACGACCACGCGGTGGTCCGCGCCGGGCTGCTGGCCCTGCTCGGCAGCGCGCCCGGCATCGAGGTGGTCGGGGAGGCCGGCAGCGGCGAGGAGGCGGTCGCGATGGCCGCCCATCTGCGCCCGGACGTAGTCCTGATGGACCTCCAGCTGGGCGCGGGCATCGACGGCGTCGAGGCCACCCGCCGGATCGCCCCGACCGGTGTGCACGTCCTCGTCCTCACCACGTACGACACGGACGCGGACATCACCCGCGCCATCGAGGCGGGCGCCACCGGCTACCTCCTGAAGGCCGAGCGCCCGGAGGAGCTGTTCGCCGCGATCCACTCGGCCGCCCAGGGCCGTACGACGCTGTCGCCGCCGGTCGCCAGCCGGGTCATGGACCGGATGCGCGGCGCGGCCGGCCCGTCGCTCACCGACCGCGAGCGGGACATCCTCGGGCAGCTGGCGCACGGCCTCGGCAACCGGGAGATCGCCCGCGCGCTGTTCATCAGCGAGGCCACGGTGAAGACCCACCTGGGCCGGATCTACGCGAAGCTCGGCGTCGACACGCGGGCGGGCGCCGTGGCGGTGGCGAAGGAGCAGCGGCTGCTGCCCTAG